A genomic region of Dreissena polymorpha isolate Duluth1 chromosome 4, UMN_Dpol_1.0, whole genome shotgun sequence contains the following coding sequences:
- the LOC127879668 gene encoding leucine-rich repeat-containing protein 74B-like isoform X2, translated as MASPVSNGLSGSKLEKQRSVTEVQSHGMGSKTASLYLSRTTSLIQPGGGAPGGGAPLGRRDGETRGTDKGSQNGEDAVSVAESSPSKKTSVTSLKREFTFTGYDIMADDEPSTPKPTTEEEISERANRKCYLDACKVLGLIPVNYISRHINDKHLVMKSHPLGPVGARAVCIALVNNRSVESIDFEDNDLGTDGAVSVAEMLRENNVITEVKISENLIGSRGAFAFTELLKDGKLLHTLNISGSGLEDSDGKFIADMIEFSSHLKVLNVSHNRLGENASLDIGRAMAINDTLQELDLSWNHIRGIGSIAIAIGLQKNVTLKKLNVSWNGFAKHGAEGLWHALEENRTLRELDVSNNRLGLKAVPLVLKGLMENDGLATLRIGQNPFSPEVAMMILKAIGESEKCVLTTLDISDIVVRTDFITAWDEIKRKRALPLRILFGAVVKSGTEPAKDPNAINWRDPVTRMFKFMHDQGYRVIDLLKKWDKDGSFSVDRHEFKKGFMAENSSLTEAQLDEVMDRLDVDGDGEVDLGVFRKLIQRATQS; from the exons ATGGCGTCACCGGTGAGTAACGGTCTTTCCGGTTCCAAATTGGAGAAGCAGCGCTCAGTAACGGAAGTGCAGAGCCACGGTATGGGTTCCAAGACAGCATCGCTCTATCTGAGCCGCACCACGTCGCTTATACAGCCCGGGGGTGGAGCGCCCGGGGGTGGAGCGCCGCTAGGAAGGAGGGACGGTGAAACGCGGGGGACGGATAAAGGCAGTCAGAACGGAGAGGATGCGGTCAGCGTTGCAGAGAGTTCGCCGTCAAAGAAAACGTCAGTTACGTCATTGAAGAGAGAATTTACGTTTACTGGATATGACATCATGGCAGACG ATGAGCCCAGCACCCCTAAACCCACAACGGAGGAGGAGATCTCTGAACGCGCAAACCGGAAGTGTTACCTAGACGCGTGCAAGGTTCTGGGGTTGATCCCCGTCAACTACATTTCCCGCCACATCAACGACAAGCATCTAGTCATGAAGAGTCACCCTCTGGGTCCCGTAGGCGCTCGCGCCGTCTGCATAGCGCTCGTG AACAACAGATCTGTGGAGTCTATAGACTTTGAGGACAACGATCTAGGTACAGATGGCGCTGTAAGCGTTGCGGAGATGCTGCGGGAAAATAACGTCATAACGGAAGTG AAAATTTCAGAGAATTTGATAGGCTCAAGAGGGGCGTTCGCTTTTACAGAGCTTCTCAAAGATGGCAAACTTTTACACACGCTGAATATATCAG GCAGTGGTTTAGAAGACTCTGATGGGAAATTTATAGCCGATATGATAGAA TTTAGTTCCCATTTAAAAGTGCTCAACGTAAGTCATAATCGTCTCGGTGAAAACGCGTCATTAGATATAGGACGGGCAATGG CAATAAACGACACTTTACAAGAGTTGGATCTCAGCTGGAACCACATCCGGGGTATCGGAAGTATCGCCATAGCGATTGGACTGCAG AAAAACGTCACGCTAAAGAAATTAAACGTCTCATGGAACGGGTTTGCCAAACATGGCGCGGAGGGTCTGTGGCACGCGCTTGAAGAGAACCGAACGCTCCGGGAGCTGGACGTCTCTAACAACCGGCTAGGACTCAAGGCCGTTCCGCTTGTTCTCAAGGGGCTCATGGAGAATGACGGGCTAGCCACGCTGAGA ATCGGTCAAAACCCGTTTTCCCCCGAGGTGGCCATGATGATACTGAAAGCTATCGGCGAGAGTGAAAAGTGTGTCTTGACTACTCTGGATATATCG GATATCGTTGTTCGTACCGACTTCATCACAGCTTGGGACGAAATCAAGCGGAAACGAGCATTACCGTTGCGCATCCTGTTTGGGGCCGTTGTTAAAAGCGGCACGGAACCTGCGAAGGACCCTAACGCCATCAACTGGCGGGACCCAGTGACCCGGATGTTCAAGTTCATGCACGACCAGGGCTACAGGGTGATAGACTTACTGAAGAAATGGGACAAGGACGGTAGTTTCAGCGTTGATAGACACGAGTTCAAAAAAGGCTTTATG GCTGAGAACTCTTCGCTCACGGAGGCGCAGTTAGACGAGGTGATGGACCGTCTCGACGTGGACGGAGACGGGGAAGTCGATCTCGG AGTATTTAGAAAATTGATACAG AGAGCTACTCAAAGCTGA
- the LOC127879668 gene encoding leucine-rich repeat-containing protein 74B-like isoform X1, whose protein sequence is MASPVSNGLSGSKLEKQRSVTEVQSHGMGSKTASLYLSRTTSLIQPGGGAPGGGAPLGRRDGETRGTDKGSQNGEDAVSVAESSPSKKTSVTSLKREFTFTGYDIMADDEPSTPKPTTEEEISERANRKCYLDACKVLGLIPVNYISRHINDKHLVMKSHPLGPVGARAVCIALVNNRSVESIDFEDNDLGTDGAVSVAEMLRENNVITEVKISENLIGSRGAFAFTELLKDGKLLHTLNISGSGLEDSDGKFIADMIEFSSHLKVLNVSHNRLGENASLDIGRAMAINDTLQELDLSWNHIRGIGSIAIAIGLQKNVTLKKLNVSWNGFAKHGAEGLWHALEENRTLRELDVSNNRLGLKAVPLVLKGLMENDGLATLRIGQNPFSPEVAMMILKAIGESEKCVLTTLDISDIVVRTDFITAWDEIKRKRALPLRILFGAVVKSGTEPAKDPNAINWRDPVTRMFKFMHDQGYRVIDLLKKWDKDGSFSVDRHEFKKGFMAENSSLTEAQLDEVMDRLDVDGDGEVDLGELLKAEKEFRRRMHLRLRKLAAKTNSTTDKLDAVLQRVMQND, encoded by the exons ATGGCGTCACCGGTGAGTAACGGTCTTTCCGGTTCCAAATTGGAGAAGCAGCGCTCAGTAACGGAAGTGCAGAGCCACGGTATGGGTTCCAAGACAGCATCGCTCTATCTGAGCCGCACCACGTCGCTTATACAGCCCGGGGGTGGAGCGCCCGGGGGTGGAGCGCCGCTAGGAAGGAGGGACGGTGAAACGCGGGGGACGGATAAAGGCAGTCAGAACGGAGAGGATGCGGTCAGCGTTGCAGAGAGTTCGCCGTCAAAGAAAACGTCAGTTACGTCATTGAAGAGAGAATTTACGTTTACTGGATATGACATCATGGCAGACG ATGAGCCCAGCACCCCTAAACCCACAACGGAGGAGGAGATCTCTGAACGCGCAAACCGGAAGTGTTACCTAGACGCGTGCAAGGTTCTGGGGTTGATCCCCGTCAACTACATTTCCCGCCACATCAACGACAAGCATCTAGTCATGAAGAGTCACCCTCTGGGTCCCGTAGGCGCTCGCGCCGTCTGCATAGCGCTCGTG AACAACAGATCTGTGGAGTCTATAGACTTTGAGGACAACGATCTAGGTACAGATGGCGCTGTAAGCGTTGCGGAGATGCTGCGGGAAAATAACGTCATAACGGAAGTG AAAATTTCAGAGAATTTGATAGGCTCAAGAGGGGCGTTCGCTTTTACAGAGCTTCTCAAAGATGGCAAACTTTTACACACGCTGAATATATCAG GCAGTGGTTTAGAAGACTCTGATGGGAAATTTATAGCCGATATGATAGAA TTTAGTTCCCATTTAAAAGTGCTCAACGTAAGTCATAATCGTCTCGGTGAAAACGCGTCATTAGATATAGGACGGGCAATGG CAATAAACGACACTTTACAAGAGTTGGATCTCAGCTGGAACCACATCCGGGGTATCGGAAGTATCGCCATAGCGATTGGACTGCAG AAAAACGTCACGCTAAAGAAATTAAACGTCTCATGGAACGGGTTTGCCAAACATGGCGCGGAGGGTCTGTGGCACGCGCTTGAAGAGAACCGAACGCTCCGGGAGCTGGACGTCTCTAACAACCGGCTAGGACTCAAGGCCGTTCCGCTTGTTCTCAAGGGGCTCATGGAGAATGACGGGCTAGCCACGCTGAGA ATCGGTCAAAACCCGTTTTCCCCCGAGGTGGCCATGATGATACTGAAAGCTATCGGCGAGAGTGAAAAGTGTGTCTTGACTACTCTGGATATATCG GATATCGTTGTTCGTACCGACTTCATCACAGCTTGGGACGAAATCAAGCGGAAACGAGCATTACCGTTGCGCATCCTGTTTGGGGCCGTTGTTAAAAGCGGCACGGAACCTGCGAAGGACCCTAACGCCATCAACTGGCGGGACCCAGTGACCCGGATGTTCAAGTTCATGCACGACCAGGGCTACAGGGTGATAGACTTACTGAAGAAATGGGACAAGGACGGTAGTTTCAGCGTTGATAGACACGAGTTCAAAAAAGGCTTTATG GCTGAGAACTCTTCGCTCACGGAGGCGCAGTTAGACGAGGTGATGGACCGTCTCGACGTGGACGGAGACGGGGAAGTCGATCTCGG AGAGCTACTCAAAGCTGAGAAAGAGTTCCGGCGAAGGATGCACTTGCGACTCCGTAAGTTGGCTGCAAAAACGAATTCAACTACGGACAAATTAGACGCTGTGTTACAGAGAGTCATGCAAAACGACTAA
- the LOC127879668 gene encoding leucine-rich repeat-containing protein 74B-like isoform X3 yields the protein MASPVSNGLSGSKLEKQRSVTEVQSHGMGSKTASLYLSRTTSLIQPGGGAPGGGAPLGRRDGETRGTDKGSQNGEDAVSVAESSPSKKTSVTSLKREFTFTGYDIMADDEPSTPKPTTEEEISERANRKCYLDACKVLGLIPVNYISRHINDKHLVMKSHPLGPVGARAVCIALVNNRSVESIDFEDNDLGTDGAVSVAEMLRENNVITEVKISENLIGSRGAFAFTELLKDGKLLHTLNISGSGLEDSDGKFIADMIEFSSHLKVLNVSHNRLGENASLDIGRAMAINDTLQELDLSWNHIRGIGSIAIAIGLQKNVTLKKLNVSWNGFAKHGAEGLWHALEENRTLRELDVSNNRLGLKAVPLVLKGLMENDGLATLRIGQNPFSPEVAMMILKAIGESEKCVLTTLDISDIVVRTDFITAWDEIKRKRALPLRILFGAVVKSGTEPAKDPNAINWRDPVTRMFKFMHDQGYRVIDLLKKWDKDGSFSVDRHEFKKGFMNYFL from the exons ATGGCGTCACCGGTGAGTAACGGTCTTTCCGGTTCCAAATTGGAGAAGCAGCGCTCAGTAACGGAAGTGCAGAGCCACGGTATGGGTTCCAAGACAGCATCGCTCTATCTGAGCCGCACCACGTCGCTTATACAGCCCGGGGGTGGAGCGCCCGGGGGTGGAGCGCCGCTAGGAAGGAGGGACGGTGAAACGCGGGGGACGGATAAAGGCAGTCAGAACGGAGAGGATGCGGTCAGCGTTGCAGAGAGTTCGCCGTCAAAGAAAACGTCAGTTACGTCATTGAAGAGAGAATTTACGTTTACTGGATATGACATCATGGCAGACG ATGAGCCCAGCACCCCTAAACCCACAACGGAGGAGGAGATCTCTGAACGCGCAAACCGGAAGTGTTACCTAGACGCGTGCAAGGTTCTGGGGTTGATCCCCGTCAACTACATTTCCCGCCACATCAACGACAAGCATCTAGTCATGAAGAGTCACCCTCTGGGTCCCGTAGGCGCTCGCGCCGTCTGCATAGCGCTCGTG AACAACAGATCTGTGGAGTCTATAGACTTTGAGGACAACGATCTAGGTACAGATGGCGCTGTAAGCGTTGCGGAGATGCTGCGGGAAAATAACGTCATAACGGAAGTG AAAATTTCAGAGAATTTGATAGGCTCAAGAGGGGCGTTCGCTTTTACAGAGCTTCTCAAAGATGGCAAACTTTTACACACGCTGAATATATCAG GCAGTGGTTTAGAAGACTCTGATGGGAAATTTATAGCCGATATGATAGAA TTTAGTTCCCATTTAAAAGTGCTCAACGTAAGTCATAATCGTCTCGGTGAAAACGCGTCATTAGATATAGGACGGGCAATGG CAATAAACGACACTTTACAAGAGTTGGATCTCAGCTGGAACCACATCCGGGGTATCGGAAGTATCGCCATAGCGATTGGACTGCAG AAAAACGTCACGCTAAAGAAATTAAACGTCTCATGGAACGGGTTTGCCAAACATGGCGCGGAGGGTCTGTGGCACGCGCTTGAAGAGAACCGAACGCTCCGGGAGCTGGACGTCTCTAACAACCGGCTAGGACTCAAGGCCGTTCCGCTTGTTCTCAAGGGGCTCATGGAGAATGACGGGCTAGCCACGCTGAGA ATCGGTCAAAACCCGTTTTCCCCCGAGGTGGCCATGATGATACTGAAAGCTATCGGCGAGAGTGAAAAGTGTGTCTTGACTACTCTGGATATATCG GATATCGTTGTTCGTACCGACTTCATCACAGCTTGGGACGAAATCAAGCGGAAACGAGCATTACCGTTGCGCATCCTGTTTGGGGCCGTTGTTAAAAGCGGCACGGAACCTGCGAAGGACCCTAACGCCATCAACTGGCGGGACCCAGTGACCCGGATGTTCAAGTTCATGCACGACCAGGGCTACAGGGTGATAGACTTACTGAAGAAATGGGACAAGGACGGTAGTTTCAGCGTTGATAGACACGAGTTCAAAAAAGGCTTTATG AATTACTTCTTATGA